From the Ascaphus truei isolate aAscTru1 unplaced genomic scaffold, aAscTru1.hap1 HAP1_SCAFFOLD_3413, whole genome shotgun sequence genome, the window ATCGATAAAGTTATCTCTGCAGAGTTGCCACATCCAGAAGAAGACCCAATACTATTTGCAATAGTCACAAAGAATATGATTCATGGCCCATGTGGAAACATTAATATTCAGGCACCATGTATGAAAGACGGTAAATGCACAAAAAAATTTCCTAAACCATTCATTgcagacacacaaagtggagatgaTGGATATCCTCAATATCGAAGACGCGCTCCCACAGACGGTGGATACACAGCAACAATGACTATTCGAGGCAACAAAAACATCCAAGTTGACAACAAATGGGTTGTTCCATATTGTCCACTTCTAACTAAAATGTATAACGCACACATTAATGTTGAATACTGCAATTCCGTTAAatctattaaatacatttgcaagtatGTCAACAAGGGAAGCGACATGGCCATTTTTGGAATAACAAATGAACACATCAGGGACGAAGTTACGCTCTACCAGCTGGGAAGATATATCAGTAGTAATGAAGCCGTTTGGAGGATTTTAGCTTTTCCCATTCACGAACGACACCCAACCGTTGTTCACCTCACTGTTCATTTAGAAAATGGACAGAGAGTATACTTCACACCTCACAATGCAGAGGCAGTTGCTGCTCAACCACCAAACACAACTTTAACTGCCTTCTTTCAATTATGTCAACACGACTCTTTTGCAAGGACATTGCTTTATCCGGAAACTCCACGATATTATACTTGGAATACATCAACAAAAATGTTCAAGAAAAGAAAGCAGGGTATAGCTGTTCCCGGAACTGATGCCCTTGCAAGTGATGCCTTGGGCCGTGTGTACACAGTTCACCCAAACAACGCTGAATGCTTCTTTCTACGAATGCTACTTCATACCATTCCAGGCCCAACTTCATTTGACGCTCTTAAAAATGTCAACGGTCAACTTTGTGAGACTTATCGAGAAGCTTGCCAAAAACTTGGATTACTAGAGGATGATCAACACTGGAATACTACATTAGCCGAAGCTGCATTACACTCATTACCAGTAAAAATTCGCAACCTTTTTGCCATTATCCTTACCACCTGCAATCCATCAAACCCCAACACTCTATGGGACACATATCGAGAAAgcatgagtgaagatatacttgCCAAAGCACAGAGAGACAATCCATCACTCAATGTTCACTTTTCACCTGAgattttcaacgaggtactcatattgttagaagatacatgtctctctatAAATAACAAAACACTCCTTCAATTAGGTCTGCAAGCTCCACAACGTCAGCATAACGATGTACTCAATACggaccttatgcgagagaaacaatacaatatttcgcTGCTCAAAGAATATGTTGCAACAAGAAAACCTATGTTAATTGCTGAACAACTTTACACCTATGAGAACATCATGGAGCACATCAACAATGGACAAGGTGCAATactgtttcttgatgctccaggtggaaccGGAAAAACATTTCTCATTAATTTACTCCTAGCCGAAATCAGAATGCACAATGATGTTGCACTTGCACTagcatcatctggcattgcagccactcttatggatggaggaagaactgtgcactcagctcttaaattaccgctaaacattgctcatgaagaaaatCCAACCTGTAATATCACCAAAACATCTGGACAAGCacgtgttcttcaaatttgcaaacttattgtttgggatgaatGTACCATGGCACATAAAAAAGCACTtgaagcccttaatagaaccttgcaagacttgcgcAACAATAAACAAATTATGGGTGGcgctgtcattcttttagctggtgatttcagacaaacacttccagtcatcccacgatccacaccagcagacgaacttcatgcatgcctcaagtcctctattttatggcgacatgttAAACATTtcccattaacaaccaatatgcgagtaCAACTTCTGGGCCACTCAAATGACCAAGCTTTTGCAGACACCCTTCTTCAAATTGGTGAAGgtactttacctactgacttaacatcaggtgaaattgcttttcccacacatttttgtaacatgatgacatcacttcaagATCTCATACATAACGTCTATCCAAATCTATTACgcaattacacaaaccaccagtggctctgtgaaagagccatccttgctgccaaaaatacttctgtcaatgaccTAAATAATGCAATTCAAGACATTcttccaaacacaattactcaatacaactcaataGATACAGTTGTGGATAACGATGAAGCCGTGAACTATCCAactgaattcctacactccctggAACCATCTGGAATGCCACCACATCACCTTCGTCTGAAAGTTGGatcacccatcatgctacttcgcaacctccacacacctaacctttgtaatggaaccagatTGTGCATcaaaacattgatgcccaacctaattgaagctactatcttaactggcaacgccaaaggccaagatgtcttcatcccccgcattccactcattcctacagacatgccttttactttcaaacggctacagttcc encodes:
- the LOC142483601 gene encoding uncharacterized protein LOC142483601, whose translation is MTSFGATSIVEQIGFKSTFKVQGQVYHRAGSLLPLPEQDPQFLQIYFMGDEQQQADQRCHWIPNTRRDIVISLQRMLHEHNHLINTFKTSLELMPTDDYKVIIRADKTPVGQHERRFNAPQINEVAIVIAGEQFNTRDIILQRRAHSLTRICETHRSYDALQYPLILWNGDDGYHFNIMQVDPASQANTKKTVSAMDFYAYRLMIRDASQNHILHCRQLFHQFIVDMYAKIESERLLYIRLHQKQLRVDQYIHLKDAVGNDGHVDNIGKMLILPATFTGSPRHMHEYAQDAMAYVRAYGRPDFFITFTCNPAWPEITIELAHGQAHSDRHDLIARVFRQKLITLIHIITKTYIFGQTRCWMYSIEWQKRGLPHAHILIWLKEKIHAIDIDKVISAELPHPEEDPILFAIVTKNMIHGPCGNINIQAPCMKDGKCTKKFPKPFIADTQSGDDGYPQYRRRAPTDGGYTATMTIRGNKNIQVDNKWVVPYCPLLTKMYNAHINVEYCNSVKSIKYICKYVNKGSDMAIFGITNEHIRDEVTLYQLGRYISSNEAVWRILAFPIHERHPTVVHLTVHLENGQRVYFTPHNAEAVAAQPPNTTLTAFFQLCQHDSFARTLLYPETPRYYTWNTSTKMFKKRKQGIAVPGTDALASDALGRVYTVHPNNAECFFLRMLLHTIPGPTSFDALKNVNGQLCETYREACQKLGLLEDDQHWNTTLAEAALHSLPVKIRNLFAIILTTCNPSNPNTLWDTYRESMSEDILAKAQRDNPSLNVHFSPEIFNEVLILLEDTCLSINNKTLLQLGLQAPQRQHNDVLNTDLMREKQYNISLLKEYVATRKPMLIAEQLYTYENIMEHINNGQGAILFLDAPGGTGKTFLINLLLAEIRMHNDVALALASSGIAATLMDGGRTVHSALKLPLNIAHEENPTCNITKTSGQARVLQICKLIVWDECTMAHKKALEALNRTLQDLRNNKQIMGGAVILLAGDFRQTLPVIPRSTPADELHACLKSSILWRHVKHFPLTTNMRVQLLGHSNDQAFADTLLQIGEGTLPTDLTSGEIAFPTHFCNMMTSLQDLIHNVYPNLLRNYTNHQWLCERAILAAKNTSVNDLNNAIQDILPNTITQYNSIDTVVDNDEAVNYPTEFLHSLEPSGMPPHHLRLKVGSPIMLLRNLHTPNLCNGTRLCIKTLMPNLIEATILTGNAKGQDVFIPRIPLIPTDMPFTFKRLQFPIKLAFAITINKAQGQSIKCTGINLESPCFSHGQLYVACSRVGSPQQLYVFAPSGTTKNVVYKQALQ